In Setaria italica strain Yugu1 chromosome I, Setaria_italica_v2.0, whole genome shotgun sequence, the genomic window CAAAACCATGCAGACTACAACTGAGAGCCGTAGAGGGCCGAGTCGTTTAAGCAGAACACGCCTTTTTAACACACAGAAGAAAGGTAATGTCTTAGTTGCATAATACATCCAAATCTTAATATCTTTTAATGACATAATCAAGACAATCACAATAAGCTAGATAAAGTTGTAAACCTGAACTGAAGTCATGCAGTTGACGACAGTTCTGAATTTGTTCCTGGCAGCCAAACCAAGGAGCAAGTTCTCACACAGAACTATAATCAGGCACGGGCTTCAGGTCACCAGTACTGGCATCATTATCTCTGCAAAACAGCATGCGGCAATGTAAGATATAGTAAGCTCTATAAATCTGTCTAGCAACTTAGAATTGAAGATTTCACTGATTTGCATTACCCATTAACATAGGGAGATACATATCAGTCGTGGTTGTACTACGGCGACCTGCTATAGCTGCGTCCACGAGCTGGCGAAGGACTACGGCGCCTTGGAGAGCGATACCGAGGGCTATAGCTTCTGCAAGCAGAGTAGTTAACTAAGTCAGAGCTTTGTACGACGtaactttaaaaaaaaaagaattagagAAGCCTGGTAAATGACAATCAATTGGGCAAAGTAGAAGCAAATAGCAGACTCACCAAGCCCATGATGAATCGGCAATAGGAGGGCATTAAATCAAAGCAATAGCAGTTtccaaagaaagaaataaacaaCTAAGGTTTAACAATAAAGTTGAGAGTTAATTTACCCAAACCAAAACATACAAAgctaaacaaaaagaaaaacctGGTTACCTTCTACTATAGCTTGGACTTCTGCGGTATCtggggctgcggctgcggctcctgctcctgctcctgctcctgctcctgctgcgaCGTCTTCCACTGCCTAGGCCTCCAGAGCCAACACGCAGACGACATTCACGCGCAAAGTGCCCAGTCTCACCACACTCATAGCACTTCGACTCAGATCCACCATACCGATCACGGCCACCACGACCACTGGAATTACGAGATAGCTCAACTCTCCATCCATTCTTACCTATTTAGAAACCATGCGTCAAAGTATAGTTAATGCCAGCTATAAATAAGGCCTAAACAACGAGTAACAAAATGCAACTCCAGAATGACTAAATTATTGCTTCATTCACCCAAACAAGGTTAAAACTGGGAAGCGAGCTTTACATGTCTGATCAAACAATTTCAGGAAATTTTGCAAAAAGTTAAATAATGCCCAGGCAAAGCTTGAAGCAAGCTCAACCAAAACGCACTACTACATACCATCTAGATCACGAATCGCATCCTCCGCATCGCGCCTGTCATCAAAATCAATAAATGCAAAGCCCGGGGGTTTACGCGCAACCCAGACACTGCATTAGGAACAATAGTTAGCAAATTGCCATAGAAGAAACAACTTCAAACTACATCTTGTAAATCAACAAGTCACAAAGGATATGCAACAGGTACAACTGATCGGCTCACTAGAACCCACATGAACATAAGTATCAATGAATACCTCCAATCAGGAAACACtttttataaaagaaaacaacatTGGAAGGGACTGAACGATGAGCATAGCATTACAAAGTACCTCTAAATATGAAAAATTTCTATATGCGGATGATAACCAATAAATTTCGCCAGCCATTCGGAGCCTTTAGAAAGTGAAATATCACATTGTACGAAACAAGTCTAATGAACTGGAAGGGATTTGATCCTTTCAAGCTCAACGCAAACATTTAATCAACAACGAGGGAGCAGAAATCAAGTTGGTTATGCACCATTGCCCTCCCCAATATGTTAGTGAACTCATTAATCTCTAAAACATCATGAATCATTACTGCAACATAAACACTGTTATACAAGAAGAAAGTCTGAACAAAAGTTACCTTCGCAGAACTCCAAACACACGAAACTCGTCTTCAAGTTCCCCAGAAGTCACCCGGGCATccaagttgccaacatagacgcGGGCCATTGTGAACAGATTCCTGAATTTAGTCAAAAGAAGAACATTTGAGGTAATTAAAATTTGTATTCTCAAATAATTAACCGAGAGAACTCATTCACAAACAATTTTCATGTCTAAAATAAAGGTAAGGGACATAAATCAATCAAGAACCTCCCCACGTCACACAGACACCATGTGCCACAATATCCAGAGAATTAATAGCGCCTTGATTCGTAATTCAATGATATGTATTTTTGTGTTCAACAAAGGCGTACTAGCTGATGATTTGCTGTTGCAGATAAAGATTTGAAACATCACAATTTTCCAGCAATAGTAGTCAGAATCATAATGGGAAGACGAAACAATCTCCAATCCTTGAGAGCAAAGCTAGCCTAAACCAAGGAGGTAATTCTATTCACACTGCGGAACAGTGGAGCTAACAAGCAGTCGCATGTTAACGACAGTACTCATGCTCAACCGCGAGATTGGCACGGTATGATCACTCAAAAGAAAAAACCTCTAGCGAATCGAATCACCACTGCCGACCAAACCAACTACAAAATCGCCCGCCCAGTGCTCGAATCGAGAGGAGACGGCGACAAAAACCAACAGATACGTTTCTAGGGTTCCGAAATCTAGGGTGACTAACTAATGCAGAGCTAGACGTGATACGAGATCGGAGAGATTTGGGGTTACCTTCGCCGAGATAAGACGGGAGCGGGCGCGTGGAATCGGCACGGCCAAGGGCAAGTTCCCGCCCGCGGCGGCtgcaggtgcggcggcggcggagggaggagtgAAGCGAAGCTTCTGGTTCGGTGTGGAGGCGATACGAAAGAGAGACACGGACGGGCGGCCGGGTCGCCATATATCAGGCGTTCACGCGAGCCGTATATTCACGTGGGCCTTGTGGTTTCTCAGCCCAGCACGCAAGGCAAATGATTTTCTCCAGGCCCGGCCCAACGGTCACCAGTGCTTTCCTACTTCAAAGAATTCCCTATTTGGCCCTAAAACAAATGACGCTTCCTTATCTGGCCCTCAAAAACCAAAATTTACTTATTTTGCCCTCTTCTTATCTTTCATGCCTTATTTGGCCCTTCAGTCGACGTTCCTTCAGTTTTGCTATTCTCCCGTCATAATTTTCCAAAATGGACCATTATGCCCTTGTGTCACCACACTGCTTGACACATGGACCCAAGACTGGACCCCACGAAATAGGAGATCCCACTAAAGACTAAAGAGTCACTTCCCCATCTCTCCCACGAAACATCTCAAACCCTATCCACTACTACCACCAGGAACCGATCCAAAtcagcggtggcggcgacgtcgAGGTGGGCAGGTGGCGGCAAGACGAGCAGGCGGCGATCTTGGTCGACGGTGGACGGGGAAGAGGTGTCGTGGCGGCGGCCAATCAGGCAAAGGGAGGAGTCATCACGGCCAGCCAAGCCACGGAGCGTCGGGCGCGCGCAGGCTAGGCCACAAGCCTCGGGCGCTCGCCGACTAGGCTGCGGCGTGTAGGGCGTCGGGATGGATTCAAAATCAAGTTATTTGCTGAAAATTAAATTGCTTGGCaatagggaaaaaaaactagaaaggATGGCAGTTGTTTTTGTTTTGAGAAGAGTATTTACAGTGACAACTAATTTGAGGGACTTGGTTGATGAGATTTGAGAGCAGGACCCACCGGGATATTTGGAAGTACCGCATGTAGATATGCAATCTATTGTCTTATACAGAGGGCAAATAAGGCATGCATTTTAGGGGGGGGTCAAATAAGAGGAAAAAACTAGAAAGGATGTCAGTTGTTTTTGTTTGAGAAGGGTTTGGTTGATGAGATTTGAAAGCAGTACCCACCAGGATATTTGGAAGTACCACATGTTCAGTAGATATgcaatttgttgttgttttgtgagGGGGTCAAATAAGCCATGCTATAATTTTCGGGGGGGGTCAAATAAGGCATGCTGTAATTTAATTTTCGCCAGGGGCAAAGAGGTATTTTTTGCAGTCCATCAACAGTCAAGTGGACGGAAGGGGCAAATGAGGGATGAATGATAAAAAAGAGGGCCAAATAGGTCAAATTTGTTTTTTGAGGGCCAAATAAGGAAGCACCATTTTTTTAGGCCAGATAAGAAATTCTCTCTTCCTGGTTCCCTTCCTCCCTTTCCTTTCCTGGtgtaaaataaaaaacaaaaagaagaaaaaaaaaaagcaaatccATTCACCCCCTTCGCGAAGCAAACCACCTCGCCGTGCCCGGCGCGTGGGGCGCGTCGCGTCCGGCGCACGCACCGACCATCCCCTGCCGTCCCCGCGTCCCCCACATCCACGCTCCACAGCCCCGCAGCGTACTTATACACGCTCCCCGCCGCTCCGACCTCACTTTCCCCGCCCCCGGTCACGAATTCACGATCTCCTCTCCCGCACCGCACGCACCTCGCAACCCCCGCGCGCGCCGAATTCCCCTCCACCGCAACCGCCATGGGCGGCTCCCACAGCCGCGAGGACATCGACCTCACCTCctccgacgaggaggaggagtacgGGGAGGAGGACTACGACGCCCCATCCCCCATCTCCGACCCCGCCGCGAGCGCGGGCCAGCGCGACGACGACCTCCTCCGCACCGCCACCCCCGCGTCGCTTGAGGCCATCGACGCCAAGCTCCGGTCGCTCGATCTCAAGTACCAGCGCCCCACGGCCGCCAAGCTCTACCTCCACGTCGGCGGGGCCACGCCCTCCGCGCGCTGGGTGCTCGACGAGCGCCGCGCGAGCTACGCCTTCGTCGACAAGGCGAGCGACGACACCTCCTCCCCCAGGTGGTTCCTGGAGGTCGGCCCGGGGCCGCGGGTCTCCGCGCCCGTGGACTCGGCGCTCCAGCTCAAGACGAACCCTGCTCAGCGCCGGGTGGACTTCGCCGCGGGCGGCTCCGTGTGGGCTCTGCGACTGCCCACCGACGCCGAATTCCGCCGGTTCCGGGTGGACTACGACCGGTGCCTCTTCGAGAACACGTACGGGGTCGAGGCCACGGATGAGGGCCGGAAGGAGGTGTTCGGCGCTGACTTCGCCGCGTGGGCGCGCCCCGACGAGGCCGACGACGCCGTTTGGGCCGACGCCGAGGAAAGCCTCACCCCTCCCGTCGCGGCACCAGCGAGGGACCTGCTTAAGGAgttcgaggaggaggccggcgacggtgaCAGCATCCAGAGCCTCGCGCTGGGGGCGCTTGACAACAGCTTCTTGGTAGGCGGCGCCGGGATACAGGTTGTCAAGAACTTCCGGCACGGCTTGCACGGGAAGGGCGCGTCGGTGAGGATCTCAGGTGGCCGCGGCGTCAGTGGGAGCGCGTACTCGATGCCGAAGAAGGCCCTCCTGATGCGCGGCGAGACTAACATGCTGCTGATGAGCCCAGGAGAGGCTCTGCATTCTAATGGCGTCCACCATGTTGATATTGAGACTGGGAAGGTTGTGGCCGAATGGCGGTTCAAGAAGGATGGAACTGACATCACAATGCGAGACATTGCCAATGACAGTAAGGCTGCGCAGCTGGACCCCTCCGGATCGACATTCTTGGGTCTGGACGATAACCGGTTGTGCAGGTGGGACATGCGCGATGCCAGAGGCAGGGTGCAGACAATTGGTAGCTCATCAGAGTCGCCGGTGCTGAACTGGTCACAGGGTCATCAGTTCTCGCGGGGCACCAATTTCCAGTGCTTTGCAAGTACTGGGGACGGTTCAATTGTTGTTGGTTCGGTGGATGGCAAGATCCGACTCTATTCAAAGAGCTCAATGCGAATGGCAAAGACGGCATTCCCAGGGCTTGGGTCCCCAATTACACATGTTGATGTTACTTACGATGGGAAATGGATTTTGGGCACAACTGATACATACTTGATTTTAATCTGCACAATCTTTAAGGACAAGGATGGGAAAGAAAAGACTGGGTTCAGTGGTCGAATGGGAAATAGGATTGCTGCGCCAAGGTTGCTGAAGCTCACCCCATTGGATTCAATTTTGGCAGGGACTGACAACAAGTTCCATGGTGGGCAGTTCTCATGGGTAAGTTCTATTTTGAGCACATAATAATAGTTGTTCCTATTGCTAATCTAGTTAAATTAAATAGAAAACTTATTCAGATGCGCATGCTAAGCAAATTATCTAGATTTCTCCGGTATTGGTCGTAGTAACAGTTTATTATTGCACTAACTAATATATGCAATTGTTTTGTATCCATAATGGCTGTTGTTTAGTAAACTTGCTGTAACTGTGGAATCCGACCACATTATTGTCACAAGACGTATATCCTTACCAAATTAAATACCAGTTTACAAGGGGAAAGAACTTGTTCACACAGTGTTGAGTGTTCTATGTATTTTAGCTCTAATTCATGTTTATTTCGAAGTGTAAAATCTAGTATTAACTGATTATTTTGTAATCCATGTCAATTTAGAGTTTTAGACTGCATGACTTCAGTAAGAAGTATCAGTTTGTAGGGGTCATATAATTGTGTTACTTATCTGCCATTTTCCAGTCAAATTATATTCATGTGCATAAACTTGAGTACAGCCTTCAACAACTGAGAAGGCGAAAAATAAGCTTGCTTAAAAGACCACCTTCAAATGTATCCTCGTTTGGTATTTCTCATAGCATTTAATGGTGATTTGCTGTTCCAATTACAGTGATTGCATAGGTAATGGGTTAATGGTCCGGTGCACACCACAACGAATTGCACTCATGCACACTCATCTACTAGCGGCTGCTATTTCCTTGTGATCATTTGCTTGTAAATTGGCTTGTGATTTCTCAATTTCTTCAGCATTCATTCTGATCATTGTTCCTATGTATCCCAATTACTTCCTCAGGTTACAGAGAATGGAAATCAGGAAAAGCATCTCGTTGCTACAGTCGGCAAATTCAGTGTGGTATGGAACTTTCAGCAAGTCAAGGACAGCAAGCATGAATGCTACCGTGATCAACAGGGCCTCAAAAGCTGCTACTGCTACAAGGTAGTCCTCAAGGATGAATCAATCGTTGACAGCCGCTTCATGCATGAGAAGTTCGCGACTAATGACTCTCCTGAGGCTCCTCTCGTGGTCGCTACACCAATGAAAGTCAGCTCCTTCAGTATGGCAAATAGACGCTAACTCTGGTGGTTTTGGTTTCTCTTTTCATTTGTGTAAGATAGTGTGGGAAGTTACAGGTTTTTGTGCAGTTTAGTGGTTGGTTCGTTCATTTTCTTACGGGTTCGTGACATGGTTGACTTTATGGTTTCTTGGTACAGAACTGTTCGAGCTTCCTTCAGGAAGATGTAAAAAAATAAC contains:
- the LOC101768176 gene encoding protein CYPRO4, yielding MGGSHSREDIDLTSSDEEEEYGEEDYDAPSPISDPAASAGQRDDDLLRTATPASLEAIDAKLRSLDLKYQRPTAAKLYLHVGGATPSARWVLDERRASYAFVDKASDDTSSPRWFLEVGPGPRVSAPVDSALQLKTNPAQRRVDFAAGGSVWALRLPTDAEFRRFRVDYDRCLFENTYGVEATDEGRKEVFGADFAAWARPDEADDAVWADAEESLTPPVAAPARDLLKEFEEEAGDGDSIQSLALGALDNSFLVGGAGIQVVKNFRHGLHGKGASVRISGGRGVSGSAYSMPKKALLMRGETNMLLMSPGEALHSNGVHHVDIETGKVVAEWRFKKDGTDITMRDIANDSKAAQLDPSGSTFLGLDDNRLCRWDMRDARGRVQTIGSSSESPVLNWSQGHQFSRGTNFQCFASTGDGSIVVGSVDGKIRLYSKSSMRMAKTAFPGLGSPITHVDVTYDGKWILGTTDTYLILICTIFKDKDGKEKTGFSGRMGNRIAAPRLLKLTPLDSILAGTDNKFHGGQFSWVTENGNQEKHLVATVGKFSVVWNFQQVKDSKHECYRDQQGLKSCYCYKVVLKDESIVDSRFMHEKFATNDSPEAPLVVATPMKVSSFSMANRR
- the LOC101767637 gene encoding serine/arginine-rich splicing factor RSZ21A; this translates as MARVYVGNLDARVTSGELEDEFRVFGVLRSVWVARKPPGFAFIDFDDRRDAEDAIRDLDGKNGWRVELSRNSSGRGGRDRYGGSESKCYECGETGHFARECRLRVGSGGLGSGRRRSRSRSRSRSRSRSRSPRYRRSPSYSRRSYSPRYRSPRRRSPSPARGRSYSRSP